One region of Flavobacterium sp. GSB-24 genomic DNA includes:
- a CDS encoding HmuY family protein has product MKKTFLLLSFALLTLGACSSDDDTTPEVPSVGATIPASVGGANQPNQLYLDLSTGESKSINRQSWDFGFSSGSDFRVVINGSLKMAVKKLSTSDITLAQEIDANVTVGAGTTASSNGYVDNPTGVLAGAGAGIGTAIAEISATDADNKVYLVNLGYAVSTAKPAAGSVSVDGDARGWKKVRILRNGNGYKIQYADLASTTFTEKTIAKEADFNFAFFSLTTGNTVSVEPQKTKWDLNFTTFTNYLNAGTEVTYGYSDFIVTNMKGGTQAYQVLTADKTYEAFTKTDVVEGNFTVSATDQRIIGANWRSGGGPTTLPSIRTDRFYVIKDIAGNYYKVKFLAMTNDAGERGHATLEYAILK; this is encoded by the coding sequence ATGAAAAAAACATTTTTACTTTTATCATTCGCTTTACTGACACTTGGAGCTTGTTCAAGTGATGACGATACTACTCCAGAAGTTCCTTCTGTAGGTGCTACTATTCCTGCTTCTGTAGGAGGTGCAAATCAGCCTAATCAATTGTATTTAGATTTAAGTACAGGAGAATCTAAATCTATAAACAGACAAAGTTGGGATTTCGGATTTTCAAGTGGTTCGGATTTTAGAGTAGTAATTAACGGATCTCTAAAAATGGCTGTGAAAAAATTATCGACTTCTGATATAACTTTAGCTCAAGAAATTGATGCGAATGTGACTGTAGGTGCAGGAACAACTGCTTCTTCAAATGGTTATGTAGATAATCCTACGGGAGTTTTAGCTGGAGCTGGAGCAGGAATTGGAACGGCAATTGCTGAAATTTCTGCAACAGATGCTGATAACAAAGTTTATTTAGTAAACTTAGGATATGCTGTCTCAACTGCAAAGCCGGCGGCAGGTTCTGTTAGTGTTGATGGAGATGCTAGAGGATGGAAAAAGGTTAGAATTTTAAGAAATGGTAATGGCTACAAAATTCAGTATGCTGACTTAGCTTCTACTACTTTTACTGAAAAAACAATTGCTAAAGAAGCTGATTTTAATTTTGCTTTTTTCTCATTAACAACAGGAAATACTGTTTCTGTTGAACCTCAAAAAACAAAATGGGATCTTAACTTTACCACATTTACAAATTATTTAAATGCAGGAACGGAAGTAACTTATGGATATTCTGATTTCATTGTGACTAACATGAAAGGTGGAACTCAAGCTTATCAAGTATTGACTGCAGATAAAACTTACGAAGCTTTTACAAAGACAGATGTTGTAGAAGGAAACTTTACTGTTTCTGCTACAGATCAAAGAATTATTGGGGCAAACTGGAGAAGTGGTGGAGGACCAACTACTTTACCAAGCATCAGAACAGATCGTTTTTATGTAATTAAAGATATTGCTGGTAATTACTACAAAGTAAAATTTCTTGCAATGACAAATGATGCAGGGGAAAGAGGGCATGCTACTTTAGAGTATGCTATTTTGAAATAG